In Pseudomonas coleopterorum, the genomic window CCTGGCGTTTCACGCTGCTCACGTCCCTGCAGGACCTGCGCCACGAAGCCATCGTCCAGGGCGTGCTAGTGGCCGTGGCGTTTGCCTTGCTGGCCTTCCTGCTGATCGCCTGGAACGAACGACGCAAGGTGCTGGCCACCCGCCTGGCCGCTCGTGAGGCATTGGAACAGGCCAACAGTCACCTGGAGCGCCGCATCGCCGAGCGAACCCAGGACCTGCGCGCCAGCAACGAACGGCTCAAGGGCCAGATCCGTGAACGCCGTCAGGCCGAGGAAACCCTGCGCAAGGCCCAGGATGAACTGGTCCAGGCAGGCAAGCTGGCGGCCATCGGGCAGATGTCGACCAGCATCGCCCACGAGCTCAACCAGCCGCTGGCAGCGCTGCGCACCTTGTCGGGCAATACCGTGCGCTTCCTGGAGCGCGGAGCGCTGGACACGGCCAGCACCAACCTGAGCACCATGAACGAACTGATCGATCGCATGGGCCGCATCACCGCCAGCCTGCGCTCCTTCGCTCGGCGTGGCGACGACAAGGGTCAGGCCAGCCTGGGCAAGGCCCTGGACGGTGCGCTGCAGGTGCTGGCCAGCCGCATCGAGGCCAGCCATCTGAGCGTGCAACGCACGTGCGCCGAGCTGCAACTGGCCATCGACCAGACCCGTCTCGAGCAGATTCTGGTCAACCTGATCGGCAACGCGCTGGATGCCACCGCCGGCGCATCGGAACCGACGCTGTGGCTGGACGGCCGCATGGAGGGTGAGCGCTACGCCCTGCGCGTGCGCGACAACGGCCACGGCATCGATGTGGAGACCCGCAAGCACCTGTTCGAACCGTTCTTCACCACCAAGCCCGGCGATCACGGCCTGGGCCTTGGCCTGACCCTGTCGGCCAGCCTGGCGGCGGCCGCCGGTGGCAACCTGGCCGTCGAGCATCCCGCCGACGGTGGCACCACTTTCATTCTCAGCCTGCCGCTTGCGGCAGCGTCGCCCAGCGAGTCGCCATGAACGCCTTGACCGTCCTGATCGTCGAAGACGACCCCCATGTACTGCTCGGCTGCCAGCAGGCCCTGGCGCTGGAAGACATTCCCAGCCAGGGCGTGGCCAGTGCCGAGGCCGCGCTGGCGTGCATCGGCGACGACTTCGCCGGCATCGTCGTCAGCGATATCCGCCTGCCCGGCATGGACGGCCTGGAACTGCTGAGCCAACTCAAGGCGCGTGACCCCAGCCTGCCGGTGGTGCTGATCACCGGCCATGGCGACATCTCCATGGCCGTGGGTGCCATGCGCAGCGGCGCCTACGACTTCATGGAAAAGCCCTTCTCGCCCGAACGTCTGGTGGACGTGGTCCGCCGCGCGCTGGAGCAGCGCGGCCTGGCCCGCGAGGTCAGCTCCTTGCGTCGGCAACTGGCCGAGCGCAGCTCCCTGGAGGGTCGCATCATCGGTCGCTCGCCGGCCATGCAGAACCTGCGCGAACTGATCGCCAATGTCGCCGACACTTCGGCCAACGTGCTGATCGAAGGCGAAACCGGCACTGGCAAGGAGCTGGTCGCCCGCTGCCTGCACGACTTCAGCCGCCGTCAGCCACAGCCGTTCGTGGCGCTCAACTGCGGCGGGCTGCCGGAACAGTTGTTCGAAAGCGAGATTTTCGGTCACGAGGCAAATGCCTTCACCGGTGCCGGCAAGCGCCGCATCGGCAAGATCGAACACGCCGACCAGGGCACCCTGTTCCTCGACGAAGTGGAAAGCATGCCCATCCCCTTGCAGATCAAGCTGCTGCGGGTGCTGCAGGAGCGCACCCTGGAACGCCTGGGTTCGAACCAGAGCATTGCTGTGGATTGCCGCCTGATCGCTGCCACCAAATCGGATCTGGACGCGTTGAGCCGGCAGAACCAGTTTCGCAGCGATCTGTATTACCGCCTCAACGTGGTCACGCTGGAGTTGCCGCCGCTGCGCGAGCGCCGTGAAGACATTCTCGAGCTGTTCCAGCACTTCCTGCAGCTGGCTGCGCTGCGCTTCGACCGCGAGCCGCCGGAACTCGATGCGCAGACGGTGTCGCGCCTGATGAGCCACGACTGGCCCGGCAACGTCCGCGAACTGCGCAACGTGGCCGAGCGTTATGCGTTGGGCCTGCCGGCCTTCAAGAAGAACGATGCGGCCAGCGTGGTCAGCCTGGGCTTTTCCGAAGCGGTGGAGGCGTTCGAGCGCAACTTGCTGACCGAGGCTCTGCAGCGAACGGCGGGCAACCTCAGCCAGGCCAGCCAGGAGCTGGGCATGGCCAAGACCACCCTGTTCGACAAGGTCAAGAAGTACGGATTGAACTGATATATGGGGTTGGCTTGCGGGCCTCTTCGCGGGCAGAGACCCGCTCCCACAGTTCAAGGCTCCACTTGCTCTGTGTGGGAGCGGGTCTCTGCCCGCGAAGAGGCCCCGCCTGACACCCCAAAACCCACTACAACCCCGCCAACACCCCTTCCCGCTGCCGCTGCTGCGCCAGGTACGGCAACACCGCCCCCAACAGCGGCGCCTTGAAGGCCTCCTGGAAGCGATGCGCCAACCCCGGTATCAGCCGCAACTGGCTGCCCTTGATATGCGCCGCCAGATGCACCCCGTGCATCACCGGCAACAGCGGATCGGCCGTGCCATGCACCACCAGCGTCGGCACCCGCAGGCGGTTGAGCAAGGCCACCCGGCTAGGCTCGGCCAGAATCGCCATGATCTGTCGCTGCACCCCCAGCGGATTGAAAGCCCGGTCGTATGACACCTGCGCCTGATGCAACAACTCGGCGCGGTCGTCGGCGATCTGCGGGCTGCCCAACGCTGCCAGCAAGTCAGCCTGCTGCTGCAGCGCCAACTCCCGGCTCGGCGCGCTGCGCTTGGCCAGCAGCTGAAGCAAGGCCGGACGCGGCTCGGGCAGGCCCGGCGCGCCGGAACTCGACATGATCAGCGTCAGGCTCTGCACCCGCTGCGGCGCACGGTCGGCCAGGTGCTGGGCGATCATCCCGCCCATGCTCGCGCCCAACACGTGGAAGCGCTGCACCTGCAGCGCATCCATCAAACCCAGTGCGTCATCGGCCATGTCGGTCAGGCTGTACGGCGCCGACACCGCCAGGCCCAGCTTGTAGCGCAGCACCTCGAAGGCCAGGTTGGCCGACGGCGGCGGCTGCGACCAGGTCGACAGGCCGACATCGCGATTGTCGTAGCGAATCACCCGAAAGCCCTGCTCACACAGGGCGCTGACCACTTCGTCGGGCCAGTCGATCAGTTGCCCACCCAGCCCCATCACCAGCAACAGCGCTGGGTCCTGGACGCGACCGATACTTTGATAGGCCAGGCTGACCTGAGCCAGTCGAGCGTGTTGAAGCGGAACATCGACATCGCAACGTGCAGCTGCAAAAACCCACTGACCGCACAGCAGCGCGGTCAGAAACACCCATAGACGCATGACTTGCACCAGAACGCAGAACCCCATTGAAGCGCGAGTCTGATGACCTTTCGTACATCGCGCTGCCACACTTCTGTGACCGTTTGATGAACTCCGCTGTACGGTCTGTGGTTCGCGCTCAGGCCAGCCGTTGCCGGGCCTGGCGCGCGGCCGCCACCATGTTGACCAGCGCCGCTTCGGTTTCGGGCCAGGCACGGGTCTTCAGCCCGCAGTCGGGGTTGACCCACAACCGTTCGGCCGGGATACGCGCTGCGGCCAAGGTCAGCAAGCGCAGCATCTGTTCGGTGTCCGGGACTCGCGGCGAATGAATGTCGTACACCCCCGGGCCGATGTCATTGGGGTACTCGAACGCTTCGAAGGCCTGCAACAACTCCATGTCCGAGCGCGAGGTCTCGATGGTGATGACATCCGCGTCCATGGCGGCGATGGCCTCGATCACGTCGTTGAATTCGCTGTAGCACATGTGCGTGTGAATCTGCGTCGCATCGGCCACGCCACTGGCGCACAGCCTGAACGCCTGCACGGCCCATTCGAGGTAGGCCGGCCACTGGGCCCGGCGCAGCGGCAGCCCCTCGCGAAACGCCGCCTCGTCGATCTGGATGATACGGATTCCGGCGCGCTCCAGGTCCTGCACTTCGTCGCGGACCGCCAGGGCCAACTGCCGTGCCTGGACTTCCCGCGGCAGGTCTTCTCGGGCGAACGACCACATCAGCAGGGTCACCGGGCCGGTCAGCATGCCCTTGACCCACTTGCCGGTCTGCCGCTGGGCATAGGTGATCCAGTCCACGGTCATGGCGCGCTCGCGGCTGATGTCGCCGTAGATGACCGCCGGTTTGACGCAGCGCGAACCATAGCTTTGTACCCAGCCGAAGCGGGTGATCAGGTAGCCATCCAACTGCTCGGCGAAGTACTCGACCATGTCGTTGCGCTCGGCCTCGCCATGCACCAGCACATCCAGGCCTAGCCGCTCCTGGACCTGGATCGCATGGCGAATCTCCACATGCATCGCGTCGGTGTAGTCATTGGCCGAGAGCTTGCCGGACTTGTACGCCTGGCGAGCCAGACGAATCGACGCAGTTTGCGGGAAGGAGCCAATAGTGGTGGTAGGAAACGCCGGCAAGCGCAGGGGCGCCCGCTGCACGTCGATGCGCGTGGCGAAGGCCGACGAACGTTGCGTGTCGGCAGGCGTCACCGCTGCGAGGCGCGCTTGCACGGCCGGCTTGTGAATGCGCGGTGAGTGCTCGCGACTGACCCGTACCGCCTGACTCTGCGCCAGCGCCTGCTTTACCTGCAGCGCTTCGGGCGTGTTCAGGGCCTGCACGAGCACGGCGATTTCCTCGCACTTCTGCACGGCGAAAGCCAGCCAGCTCTTGAGTTCGCCATCGAGGCGGTCCTCGCGGCGCACATCGACCGGGCTGTGCAGCAACGAACAGGAACTGGCCACCCACAGATTGGCGCCGAAACGCTCGCGGGCCTGGTGCAGGTGCGCAAGCGCCGCCTCCAGGTCGCAGCGCCAGACGTTGCGGCCGTTGACCACTCCGAGCGACAGGACCTTGTAGGTGGGCAGACGGTCGAGCACTGCCGGCAGTTGCTCGGGCGCGCGCACCAGGTCGACGTGCAGACCGTCTACCGGCAGGCCCGCAGCCAGGCCAAGGTTGTCGTCCAGGCTGGCGAAATAGGTCGCCAGCAGCTTCTTCAGCGGTGAGTATTGGAGAATGTGGTAGGCGCGCTCGAACGCATTCTTCCAGTCCTGGGGCAAATCCAGGCCCAGGATCGGTTCGTCGATCTGCACCCATTCCACCCCTTGCCGGGCCAGGCGCGAAAGGATCTCACCGTACACCGGCAACAGCCGTTCCAGCAGGTCGAGCTTGTCGAAGGCCGAGCCCTTGGCCTTGCCCAGCCACAGGTACGTGAGCGGCCCGATCAGCACGGGCTTGACCTCGTGACCGAGCGCGACCGCCTCGTCGACCTCTTCGAACAACTGTTCCCAACTGAGCACGAAGCGCTGGTCGGCACTGAATTCAGGCACCAGGTAATGGTAGTTGGTATCGAACCACTTGGTCAGCTCCAAAGCATGCTGGTTCTCGCCCGCTGCACCGCCGCAACAGCTTCCGGCACCACGCGCCATGGCGAACAACGTGTCGAGCGTGGGCCTGCCATCGGCACCCAGGGCATCGGCGAAACGGCTGGGCACCACGCCGAAGGCAGCCGAGTGCGCGAGCATCTGGTCATACCAGGCGAAGTCGCCCACCGGCAGCAACTCGATGCCGGCCTGCGCTTGCAACTGCCAGTGGCGGGCACGCAGCTCGCGGCCGGTCTGGCGCAGGGCTGCCCGGTCGAGATCGCCTTTCCAATACGCTTCGAGCGCCCTCTTCAGTTCGCGGTCGGCGCCGATGCGAGGAAATCCGAGGGTGTGGGCCAGTGCCATGAGTGCAGCTCCTTGTAAATGATGGCGCCATTGTCGACAACCACACCAACATGAGACAAACTCAATCTTTTCGTGTTGATCACAAGTTCTACTCATGGAGACCAAGGTGCTCGAAATCCGTCACCTGAAAACCCTGCACGCCCTGCGCGAGGCAGACAGCCTGGTGGAAGCCGCCGAGCGCCTGCACCTGACCCAGTCGGCGCTGTCCCACCAGTTCAAGGAACTGGAGGAGCGCCTGGGTATGCAACTGTTCGTGCGCAAGACCAAACCGATTCGCTTCACCAGCGCCGGGCTGCGCCTGCTGCAGCTGGCCGACGCCACACTGCCGTTATTGCGCGGCGCCGAGCGTGACATCGCTCGTCTGGCCGGCGGCACCGCAGGCCGGCTGCACATGGCCATCGAATGCCACAGCTGTTTCCAGTGGCTGATGCCGACCATCGACCAATTCCGCGACGCCTGGCCGGAGGTGGAACTGGACCTGGCCTCCGGCTTCGCTTTTGCGCCCTTGCCGGCCCTCGCCCGCGGCGACCTGGACCTGGTGGTGACCTCCGACCCACTGGAGCTGCCGGGCATTACCTATGTACCGCTCTTCACCTACGAGGCCATGCTGGCGGTGGCCAACCAGCACGCACTGGCGAGCAAACCCTTCATCGTGCCCGAAGACCTGGCCAGCGAAACCCTGATCACCTACCCGGTGGAGCGCGACCGGCTGGACATATTCACGCGCTTCCTGGAGCCGGCCGACATCGAACCGGCGCAGGTGCGCACCTCCGAGCTGACGGTGATGATGATGCAGTTGGTGGCCAGCGGTCGCGGCGTCTGTGGCATGCCCCACTGGGCGCTGCACGAATACAGTTCGCGCGGCTATGTGAAGGCCAAGCGCCTGGGCGACAAGGGCCTGTTTGCAACGCTGTATGCAGCGGTGCGCACCGACATGCTCGACGCGCCCTACATGCGTGACTTCCTGCTGACTGCCAAGGACACCTCGTTCTCCACCCTGGACGGCGTCAGCGCGGTACGTTGATCCGAGTCACGGTTCGCGGCCTATCTATGTAGCGCCGCGAGGCGCTCAGGCAGGTTCGTAATGCTCGCAGCAGTGGCCAATCCGGTCATTGCCCGACCACACGGAACCTGCCCATGATCGATTTCATCCCTGCCCTGACCCTGCGGCCCGTACCCTACCAACGCTACCCGATGCGCCATGATCGGTTACTGCAGGAGGGCACGCTGCTGTGGCAACAGTCATATGCGACGTTGCACACCCTACTGGATCAACTGCCCGTCGCCAGCGATGTCCTGATCAACCTCAAGGCACAGCAACCAGCGCTTTCCAACGAAGCCCTCGACGAAGGGCTCAAGCAGCACTGGATCGAGTATTGGAACGGCCGCGCGCCGCGCAGCCCCCATTCACGCCGTGCACAGGCCGAGCAGGCGTTCACCGGACATTTGCAGGCCGCCGCACAGCTGGCCTACTACCATGGCCAATTGACGCTTGCGCAGCTTGAGCCCTTGCTGACACTGCTCGCCGACCACGCCCAATCCGATGACCCAACGGTGTACGTCGAAACCCTGGCGCTGCAGTTTGAAGACGGCGAGAAAATGAAGGCGGCAGGCATGCTGGTGATGACACTGGACGGTGATGCTCCGGTGGCTCAACTGCTCTACGTGCCTGGGGAAACGCCTGCCTTGCTGGCCTTCGCGAACCGGGAAGCCCTGCAGAACTATCTGCTGCAACACAGCCGACGGTTCTGGCCAGCGCTGACCCGACACACCACCGCACGGGTGGCGCTCAGCTTCCAATCAGGGCAAATCTCCAGTGCCTGCAAGCAGTGGCTGAGCCAAAGTCGCCAGCAGTACCAGAGCCTGGCCTCTAGCACGGCATTGCAACCATTCAACAAGTTGCCCGCACTGGAAGTCGCTGAACTGGACGACTCGCCAGAGGCGTACCCCGGGTTCGGCAACCTGAGCCCCGACGTCACGCAAAGCCAGCGCTGGACCCAGACTAGAACCGAGCACGATGCAATGGTTCGGTTGCTGGGTGACGAGCACGCCCAAAGTACTGACGGCCCAGCCTGGCGTCGCCTCAACGCCCTGCGCAAGGCACTGACCGATGCACAGGATGCCGCTTCGCAAGCTGCCGCCGGGTTGCTCGATGCCCAGAAGCTGAGCGATCTTTATCGACTGCGCTACCTGCCCAATGCTCACTACACCGCCCTTTATCAGGCGCGCATCGAAGGACTTCGCGCCGAGCTGGCCTTGCAGCAAGCGCTTGGGCACATCAGTCAGGCGCAGGCGCAACCGCTGCAAGCGTGGCTGGCGATGCCCGGCCAGCCGATCCCTGATGGCGACCAGGTGGTTGCCGCCGCCGTATCGGTCTCGACCCTCACGGTCCAGGGCGCCACGACCACTACCCAGACCGAAGAGTTGCCGGGCGTCGCCGTGTTCGCCCAGGCCCAGACCTTGCGCCCGGCGTCCGAACCGGGCGCGCTGCTGCTGTATTGGCCTGGGGTGGGAGGCGGTCTGCAGTTGTACCAATCGCTGCCGGAATTGGAGCAGGCGCTGCTACGCCAAGTGTCGAGCAGTAGTGAAGTGAGCCTGAATCTGTCGCCGGTGGCAGGTGATATCTTCGACTATGGTTTGCAGGCTCAACTGTACGAGTGCGAGGAAGCGGCCAGTAAGCTCATCCACAGCCTGCCAGCCGCTACTCATCTGCGCGAACGCGCAGACGCCTTGCAACGACTGGTCCAGCAGACCTACCAGCATCTGCAAGTACCGACCCACGCGGCCCGGGATCGCGCCTATGTGCAACTGACCGAACAAGCCTACAGCCAGAGCCTCACCCAAGGCCTGCCTGCGTGGCTCAAGCAACTGCCCGTCAACGATCGCGAGCGGTTGCGCGGGGTGATCAGTGACTACATTCGTGCCATGCGTCTGTCCTACCAGCAACTGCAACGTGATCTCCCCGATGCGCAGCAGTTTGCCCAGGGGCTCGTGCAACAAAGGCTGCGTCGCGATTTCGAATTGACCGCAGAGGCGACCGTCGAGCTCGACATTCCCGACGCTGTGATCTATCGCAAAGAGCCGGTCGCAGGCTCCGGCGCCCCCGGCACACCACAGCAGACCATCGCCCACGCCAGCGAGAAACGTACCCTCTGGAGTCTGGAAACATTGGCGCAGCACAACATCGATGCGCCCCTGTTGCAGCGCATGCGATTCATGGACGTACGCGTTCAAAGCACCGAACCTTCTGAACGTGCTCGGTTGATCGCTGGCATCGACATCGCCTACCTGCGCAAGACCGTCACCGACCTGAACCTGGCCCAGGCGTATGAAGACAGGATTCGTACCGCGTTCATGGGCTCGGCCGGGCAGCATCCGTTTGCCCAGGCCTACCAGCGCGAGTGCCTGGTGGAACCTGTGCGACTGATGCTGCAGATGCAGGGCGAATATGCTCGCCACCAGGGCACGATCAGCACCGCTGGCCTGCGCCTGCTGACGCTGGCCATCGATGCCAGTGACAGCGCCACGTTCAAATCGGGCAAGCATGACGTACAGCTGCTGGCAGCACGCCTGCAAGTCGGTGGTCGCGACACGAACGAACTGCCCACTACGCTCTCCGGCGTCACCTTCGTGCATGACCGCCATGGCGGGCTCACCCTCCTCTACCTGCCCGACAGCCCGGACCATCGCAGCTTGCGTGAATACGCCAACCTGGAGCAGGCGCGCCGGGGGCTGTTCGCATTGTGCGTGGAACAGAAGATGGTCACTTACCTGGCGGGCAGAGCCATCACCGGGGATTTCGCCAACCATCAGGCACGTATCAAAGAAGCGGCGCTGCGCAACTTCGATGGATTGATCAGCGTTGGCGGTCCCTGGCCGAGCACCACGTCTCTGGCCAATCACCTGGTCGATGCGCACATGGGCCGTCTGATCGAAGCACAGCGCCTGCTGGGGCGTAGCAACGACGCGCTGTATCTGGAGCAGGCGGCACTGAGCCGAGGCAATGTCTTCGACTACATCAAGATGGCCTTTGGCGTGTTGCCTTTCATCGGGACGGCCTTGGCTGTCTATGATCTCTGGACTGCCGCCAACAACGCGGTCAGCGGCTTGCTCAAGGGTGACCTGGCCGAGGCCTTGAATCAGCTGGAAGCCGTGCTCGCCGGGCTGATCGATGCGGTGATCGACACCGTACCCGGCTCGGCATCCGCACCTAATGCCCGACTGACCACGCGAGCCCGTCAATGGTCGGCAACCGCCCGGCGCCTGGGTGCGCCTGAAGCGCCGGCGCGGATGACAACGGTGGCGCGAGCCAATCCGTTCGCCGGCTATCACTACACCGGACCGCTGTCCTTGAGCAACGTGCAACCGGGCGCCCAGGGCCTCTACCGCAATATCTACCGTCATGCCGAGGGCGACTTCATCGTGCGTGACGGCGTGGTCTACCGCGTACAGTTGCATGACAGTCCGCGTACCTGGCGGCTCTACGGGACTGCACAGAAAACCTATCGACAACC contains:
- a CDS encoding sensor histidine kinase, yielding MKCLPATKPDLIVKPRLIRQLFLPPLILLLTLGLGYVGFLVSEHNSIRALSENGERQLELHARAVESEITKYTYLPSLLELEDSVSTLLNDPDGEHRQAVNDYLEGLNRRSRSRAIYVLDTTGRVQATSNWRDADSFLGEDLSFRGYFQAAIRGQPGRFYGIGSTTGEPGYFLAHGLEEHGKLIGVAVIKVRLEALEERWQKARLEAFVSDENGIIILSSDPARRLKSIRPLTPEIKERLARSLQYYWWPLNELEPLARQSLADGVELLTFATHTDKPGKDINVTYLSQSRRLADTPWRFTLLTSLQDLRHEAIVQGVLVAVAFALLAFLLIAWNERRKVLATRLAAREALEQANSHLERRIAERTQDLRASNERLKGQIRERRQAEETLRKAQDELVQAGKLAAIGQMSTSIAHELNQPLAALRTLSGNTVRFLERGALDTASTNLSTMNELIDRMGRITASLRSFARRGDDKGQASLGKALDGALQVLASRIEASHLSVQRTCAELQLAIDQTRLEQILVNLIGNALDATAGASEPTLWLDGRMEGERYALRVRDNGHGIDVETRKHLFEPFFTTKPGDHGLGLGLTLSASLAAAAGGNLAVEHPADGGTTFILSLPLAAASPSESP
- a CDS encoding sigma-54-dependent transcriptional regulator → MNALTVLIVEDDPHVLLGCQQALALEDIPSQGVASAEAALACIGDDFAGIVVSDIRLPGMDGLELLSQLKARDPSLPVVLITGHGDISMAVGAMRSGAYDFMEKPFSPERLVDVVRRALEQRGLAREVSSLRRQLAERSSLEGRIIGRSPAMQNLRELIANVADTSANVLIEGETGTGKELVARCLHDFSRRQPQPFVALNCGGLPEQLFESEIFGHEANAFTGAGKRRIGKIEHADQGTLFLDEVESMPIPLQIKLLRVLQERTLERLGSNQSIAVDCRLIAATKSDLDALSRQNQFRSDLYYRLNVVTLELPPLRERREDILELFQHFLQLAALRFDREPPELDAQTVSRLMSHDWPGNVRELRNVAERYALGLPAFKKNDAASVVSLGFSEAVEAFERNLLTEALQRTAGNLSQASQELGMAKTTLFDKVKKYGLN
- a CDS encoding alpha/beta fold hydrolase — translated: MGFCVLVQVMRLWVFLTALLCGQWVFAAARCDVDVPLQHARLAQVSLAYQSIGRVQDPALLLVMGLGGQLIDWPDEVVSALCEQGFRVIRYDNRDVGLSTWSQPPPSANLAFEVLRYKLGLAVSAPYSLTDMADDALGLMDALQVQRFHVLGASMGGMIAQHLADRAPQRVQSLTLIMSSSGAPGLPEPRPALLQLLAKRSAPSRELALQQQADLLAALGSPQIADDRAELLHQAQVSYDRAFNPLGVQRQIMAILAEPSRVALLNRLRVPTLVVHGTADPLLPVMHGVHLAAHIKGSQLRLIPGLAHRFQEAFKAPLLGAVLPYLAQQRQREGVLAGL
- the metE gene encoding 5-methyltetrahydropteroyltriglutamate--homocysteine S-methyltransferase — protein: MALAHTLGFPRIGADRELKRALEAYWKGDLDRAALRQTGRELRARHWQLQAQAGIELLPVGDFAWYDQMLAHSAAFGVVPSRFADALGADGRPTLDTLFAMARGAGSCCGGAAGENQHALELTKWFDTNYHYLVPEFSADQRFVLSWEQLFEEVDEAVALGHEVKPVLIGPLTYLWLGKAKGSAFDKLDLLERLLPVYGEILSRLARQGVEWVQIDEPILGLDLPQDWKNAFERAYHILQYSPLKKLLATYFASLDDNLGLAAGLPVDGLHVDLVRAPEQLPAVLDRLPTYKVLSLGVVNGRNVWRCDLEAALAHLHQARERFGANLWVASSCSLLHSPVDVRREDRLDGELKSWLAFAVQKCEEIAVLVQALNTPEALQVKQALAQSQAVRVSREHSPRIHKPAVQARLAAVTPADTQRSSAFATRIDVQRAPLRLPAFPTTTIGSFPQTASIRLARQAYKSGKLSANDYTDAMHVEIRHAIQVQERLGLDVLVHGEAERNDMVEYFAEQLDGYLITRFGWVQSYGSRCVKPAVIYGDISRERAMTVDWITYAQRQTGKWVKGMLTGPVTLLMWSFAREDLPREVQARQLALAVRDEVQDLERAGIRIIQIDEAAFREGLPLRRAQWPAYLEWAVQAFRLCASGVADATQIHTHMCYSEFNDVIEAIAAMDADVITIETSRSDMELLQAFEAFEYPNDIGPGVYDIHSPRVPDTEQMLRLLTLAAARIPAERLWVNPDCGLKTRAWPETEAALVNMVAAARQARQRLA
- the metR gene encoding transcriptional regulator MetR, with protein sequence MLEIRHLKTLHALREADSLVEAAERLHLTQSALSHQFKELEERLGMQLFVRKTKPIRFTSAGLRLLQLADATLPLLRGAERDIARLAGGTAGRLHMAIECHSCFQWLMPTIDQFRDAWPEVELDLASGFAFAPLPALARGDLDLVVTSDPLELPGITYVPLFTYEAMLAVANQHALASKPFIVPEDLASETLITYPVERDRLDIFTRFLEPADIEPAQVRTSELTVMMMQLVASGRGVCGMPHWALHEYSSRGYVKAKRLGDKGLFATLYAAVRTDMLDAPYMRDFLLTAKDTSFSTLDGVSAVR
- a CDS encoding dermonecrotic toxin domain-containing protein, which gives rise to MIDFIPALTLRPVPYQRYPMRHDRLLQEGTLLWQQSYATLHTLLDQLPVASDVLINLKAQQPALSNEALDEGLKQHWIEYWNGRAPRSPHSRRAQAEQAFTGHLQAAAQLAYYHGQLTLAQLEPLLTLLADHAQSDDPTVYVETLALQFEDGEKMKAAGMLVMTLDGDAPVAQLLYVPGETPALLAFANREALQNYLLQHSRRFWPALTRHTTARVALSFQSGQISSACKQWLSQSRQQYQSLASSTALQPFNKLPALEVAELDDSPEAYPGFGNLSPDVTQSQRWTQTRTEHDAMVRLLGDEHAQSTDGPAWRRLNALRKALTDAQDAASQAAAGLLDAQKLSDLYRLRYLPNAHYTALYQARIEGLRAELALQQALGHISQAQAQPLQAWLAMPGQPIPDGDQVVAAAVSVSTLTVQGATTTTQTEELPGVAVFAQAQTLRPASEPGALLLYWPGVGGGLQLYQSLPELEQALLRQVSSSSEVSLNLSPVAGDIFDYGLQAQLYECEEAASKLIHSLPAATHLRERADALQRLVQQTYQHLQVPTHAARDRAYVQLTEQAYSQSLTQGLPAWLKQLPVNDRERLRGVISDYIRAMRLSYQQLQRDLPDAQQFAQGLVQQRLRRDFELTAEATVELDIPDAVIYRKEPVAGSGAPGTPQQTIAHASEKRTLWSLETLAQHNIDAPLLQRMRFMDVRVQSTEPSERARLIAGIDIAYLRKTVTDLNLAQAYEDRIRTAFMGSAGQHPFAQAYQRECLVEPVRLMLQMQGEYARHQGTISTAGLRLLTLAIDASDSATFKSGKHDVQLLAARLQVGGRDTNELPTTLSGVTFVHDRHGGLTLLYLPDSPDHRSLREYANLEQARRGLFALCVEQKMVTYLAGRAITGDFANHQARIKEAALRNFDGLISVGGPWPSTTSLANHLVDAHMGRLIEAQRLLGRSNDALYLEQAALSRGNVFDYIKMAFGVLPFIGTALAVYDLWTAANNAVSGLLKGDLAEALNQLEAVLAGLIDAVIDTVPGSASAPNARLTTRARQWSATARRLGAPEAPARMTTVARANPFAGYHYTGPLSLSNVQPGAQGLYRNIYRHAEGDFIVRDGVVYRVQLHDSPRTWRLYGTAQKTYRQPIALDAAGRWETHGTLYGTLINEGLAGGGGVLGYLGHRAADGLQPLWPAAIRDRLPRWLVDRQYRRHFELASGIDEHNRLLREQLARHEPLISGHAAQPVLRPLAEAACASDIAKAKALHAQLEEHAGFVTRDFLRRNRQFRSEVAYIIAGREINAANIAKHKAHELSDALNQSKQPGDLFDLPQHLMRQHRRKRVELLEQMDLMEQRLEQAQHWAEKVTDRADRATLRDVLDSIDPADMEIARASNLTQLVHKTAALDDLSAMFHLLDTAEQRNRFHHALESHYHLQSTKASLRERQNVLRSSRQIYADYRAQLNVWKRNRPERFELDHMERMNRSLDRLIEQVDRTMPRLSNIPRPPHHPNQPTRRVFETHDHDFFIGDEGRSIDGEQVFTLTGTGGRIETYRKSAGKWHLQTEPHTTSASSANLPVLRDLLAEGQHWLDATPGHERRVESYAVPGEPPANLEDLMVNQGKQLELRAQAIERQAPDHRLAKRLRERARELRAKGRAMRIRQSMDSQTPTEGYLDYLLEQRQVEITKLGHRRDIGVGPGQRDFLQEYEVSDISARPAKPLWYVHFHYRREGMAFEQFEKAHIKRLDQRLLGLSWQQGQGADAQRIWRGPLGKPLAVKHFAGL